Proteins from a genomic interval of Methanoplanus endosymbiosus:
- a CDS encoding zinc ribbon domain-containing protein: MAFCEHCGAEISEGAKFCKNCGMKVESGVSGIANDNSGAVTPSSPERVEKVIYVAETPKAYESVPQKVYEAPPVVNAPPQAAGVSPGGDLRNPLIAAVASFFFPGLGQTYAGEQKRGLLFIAGTLVIGYFLGMFMIIPMLWATYDAYKLSKMINSGEKEFIAPSVMNYVIFFALWIVMVILLGALDLLLYGNRYYYSDYDFTNPMASQPQF, translated from the coding sequence ATGGCATTTTGTGAACATTGCGGTGCAGAGATTAGCGAAGGTGCTAAATTCTGTAAAAACTGTGGGATGAAGGTTGAGTCAGGTGTTTCAGGTATTGCTAATGATAATTCCGGAGCTGTTACTCCGTCATCTCCGGAAAGAGTAGAGAAAGTCATTTATGTGGCAGAAACTCCAAAGGCGTATGAATCTGTACCTCAGAAGGTGTATGAAGCGCCTCCTGTGGTTAATGCACCTCCACAGGCTGCAGGGGTTTCTCCTGGTGGAGACCTCAGAAATCCGCTGATTGCAGCTGTCGCTTCTTTTTTCTTCCCCGGACTTGGTCAGACTTATGCGGGTGAGCAGAAGAGAGGTCTGCTCTTCATTGCCGGAACTCTGGTTATTGGGTACTTTTTAGGAATGTTTATGATAATTCCTATGCTCTGGGCTACCTATGATGCCTATAAGCTCTCAAAGATGATTAATTCCGGTGAGAAAGAGTTTATTGCTCCTTCAGTTATGAATTATGTCATATTCTTTGCATTATGGATTGTTATGGTAATTCTTCTGGGCGCTCTGGATCTTCTTCTCTATGGTAACAGGTACTACTATTCAGATTATGATTTTACCAATCCTATGGCATCACAACCGCAGTTTTAA
- a CDS encoding class I SAM-dependent methyltransferase — protein sequence MDKEEIIRFYDYVAEKEYSNWEAGDILLPVTEEFMKILPDNPEILDLGCGLGHEAAMFAGSGAKVTGIDFSRRSIETAREKVPECRFIEADFTDNPGITGKYDGIFSSGSLIHIPPEDFEKVIFRLAENLKEGGYFLIIYQEGEEKYTSHMEIKGEETERIIYRYRRTVIRKSFEDAGFSFEKDIRLPAGLIITNWCGLIFRKR from the coding sequence GTGGATAAAGAAGAGATCATACGGTTTTACGACTATGTTGCAGAGAAAGAGTACAGCAACTGGGAGGCAGGAGACATACTGCTGCCCGTAACAGAGGAATTTATGAAAATTCTCCCGGACAATCCTGAAATTCTGGACTTAGGATGCGGACTGGGGCATGAAGCGGCAATGTTTGCCGGATCAGGTGCAAAAGTCACAGGCATTGATTTCAGCCGGAGATCTATTGAGACTGCCAGGGAGAAAGTTCCGGAATGCAGATTCATTGAAGCTGATTTTACAGACAATCCGGGAATAACAGGCAAATATGACGGCATATTCTCATCCGGATCACTGATTCACATTCCGCCTGAAGACTTTGAAAAGGTAATCTTCAGACTGGCAGAAAACCTGAAAGAAGGCGGATATTTCCTGATAATCTATCAGGAGGGAGAGGAGAAGTACACTTCCCATATGGAGATCAAAGGTGAAGAGACGGAGAGGATAATTTACAGGTACAGACGCACAGTTATCCGTAAGTCATTTGAAGACGCAGGGTTTTCATTTGAGAAGGATATCAGACTTCCGGCAGGGCTGATTATTACCAACTGGTGCGGCCTTATCTTCAGAAAAAGGTGA
- a CDS encoding PAS domain-containing sensor histidine kinase yields the protein MKSRDDSEIYGEGTLFAGNTGNIISVSESFCKLTGYRPEELSDKNISYFITRISGIENFFNFKYDNSPDKKRADVLFRKKDSSEIWLRTNACRKSEDCIRYRATEITDLKEKKEDLQNSKNILETIFNNVPCGMVIIGDDYRIFSVNDKTCEITGYSSEELTGELCDIICPKGKQSKECPIWEKKQKCFDGMETAVKCKGGYRNPVLKNAELVNLGGRNYILEIFQDLSVLKAAENRLKESEIRYRELVNNSPTGILLIDRDGNIIDMNHAAVKIYGSPSSEETKKRINIYNHPQLGQSAEKLRECLREDKLISYEEYYSSIWGKELYLRYDASPNHDENENITGITVNVQDFTERKKAEVELNNKNEILCELNEKLTLTEEEMIQQLYEITEIQRALTLSNRKLKILSAITRHDILNQITVLRGYIEIANGSEDKNADTYLNKMDSAAEIIQNQIEFTGHYEELGISEPKWQNISEIIRKLRNKKIPVKNGCGDLEIFADSMLEKVFYNLMDNSIRYAGDSPEISLTCEINQSSAKVYWRDSGTGVPKKEKERIFQRGIGKNTGFGLFLIREILSITDIEIHETGIYGKGACFEITIPNDKFRT from the coding sequence ATGAAATCAAGAGATGATTCTGAGATTTATGGTGAAGGCACTCTTTTTGCAGGCAATACAGGAAATATAATCTCAGTCTCCGAATCATTCTGTAAATTAACAGGTTACAGGCCTGAAGAACTGTCAGATAAAAATATCTCATATTTTATTACCCGGATTTCCGGCATTGAGAATTTTTTTAACTTCAAATATGACAATTCTCCTGATAAAAAGAGAGCGGATGTATTATTCCGGAAAAAAGACAGCTCAGAGATCTGGCTCAGAACAAATGCATGCAGAAAATCTGAAGACTGCATCAGATACAGAGCCACGGAGATTACAGATCTTAAAGAAAAAAAAGAAGATCTGCAAAATTCCAAAAATATCCTTGAAACCATCTTTAATAATGTCCCCTGCGGAATGGTCATAATCGGTGATGACTACAGAATCTTCAGTGTCAATGACAAAACATGTGAAATCACAGGCTACTCTTCTGAAGAACTGACAGGAGAACTCTGCGATATAATCTGCCCGAAGGGAAAACAATCAAAGGAATGCCCCATATGGGAGAAGAAGCAGAAATGTTTTGATGGTATGGAAACTGCTGTAAAATGCAAAGGAGGATACAGGAATCCGGTTTTAAAGAATGCAGAACTGGTAAATCTGGGCGGCAGAAATTATATCCTTGAGATCTTTCAGGATTTGTCAGTGCTGAAAGCTGCGGAGAACAGGTTAAAGGAGAGCGAGATCAGATACAGAGAACTTGTAAATAACAGCCCTACAGGGATTCTTCTGATTGACAGGGACGGAAATATTATTGATATGAATCATGCCGCTGTGAAAATTTATGGTTCTCCCTCTTCTGAAGAGACAAAAAAGAGGATAAATATATATAATCATCCACAGCTTGGACAATCCGCTGAAAAACTCAGAGAATGCCTCAGAGAAGACAAATTAATATCATATGAAGAATATTACTCCTCAATATGGGGCAAAGAACTCTACCTGCGATATGATGCCTCACCAAATCACGATGAAAATGAAAATATTACAGGTATTACTGTAAATGTTCAGGATTTCACAGAGAGGAAAAAAGCCGAAGTTGAACTGAATAATAAAAATGAGATCCTGTGTGAACTGAATGAAAAGCTGACATTGACGGAAGAAGAGATGATTCAGCAGCTTTATGAGATAACTGAGATACAGAGAGCATTAACCCTTTCAAACAGGAAACTGAAGATCCTTTCGGCAATCACAAGGCATGACATATTAAACCAGATAACAGTGCTGAGAGGCTATATTGAAATTGCCAATGGATCAGAGGATAAAAATGCAGACACATATCTAAATAAAATGGACTCGGCTGCTGAGATTATTCAGAACCAGATTGAGTTCACCGGACATTATGAAGAACTGGGCATAAGTGAACCAAAATGGCAGAATATATCCGAGATTATAAGAAAACTCCGGAACAAAAAAATACCGGTGAAGAACGGATGCGGAGATCTTGAGATCTTTGCAGATTCCATGCTTGAAAAGGTATTTTACAACCTAATGGACAATTCTATCCGTTATGCCGGGGATTCACCAGAGATATCCTTAACCTGTGAGATCAATCAATCCAGTGCAAAAGTTTACTGGAGGGACAGTGGCACAGGGGTGCCCAAAAAGGAGAAAGAGAGGATATTTCAGAGAGGTATCGGTAAAAACACCGGATTCGGGCTGTTTCTCATCCGGGAAATTCTCTCGATAACAGATATTGAAATTCACGAAACAGGCATTTACGGGAAAGGAGCCTGTTTTGAGATAACTATCCCAAATGATAAATTCAGGACCTAA
- a CDS encoding pyrroline-5-carboxylate reductase family protein produces the protein MAEIGIIGTGSMGSMLIRSFIRSGILKPEEITASNRSEEKLLRLAEETGINRAASNRITAEKSGIIFLCVLPDDTEEVITEIKDLITDEKILVSVISDVTTGKITEWTGKTAPIVRVIPSVTSHRLCGISVLSFDALPDDKDRQKIIRLFEAISKPVTVPEAEISAYSDIASSSPAFIAGIMKEFSGAAVRHYGIDQNTADMVVRETFIGTAKLIEHDYSTFESLIADVATEGGITGEGMRVIRENAGELFTAMLKETDRKHKLVSDKFR, from the coding sequence ATGGCAGAGATCGGAATAATCGGAACCGGAAGCATGGGTAGCATGCTCATCCGGAGTTTTATCAGGAGCGGCATTCTGAAACCAGAAGAGATAACCGCATCAAACAGAAGTGAAGAAAAACTGCTGAGGCTCGCAGAAGAGACCGGCATAAACAGAGCAGCATCAAACCGGATAACAGCAGAAAAATCAGGGATAATATTTCTGTGCGTACTTCCGGATGACACAGAAGAAGTAATTACGGAGATAAAAGATCTTATAACAGACGAAAAAATTCTCGTATCAGTAATCTCAGATGTCACAACCGGAAAGATAACTGAATGGACCGGTAAGACAGCTCCGATAGTGAGGGTTATTCCGTCAGTCACATCACACAGATTATGCGGCATATCAGTGCTCTCATTTGACGCACTGCCTGATGATAAGGACAGACAGAAGATAATCAGACTTTTTGAAGCAATCTCAAAGCCGGTAACCGTACCGGAAGCAGAGATATCTGCCTACTCAGACATTGCAAGTTCATCACCTGCGTTCATTGCCGGAATTATGAAGGAATTTTCCGGTGCTGCTGTAAGACATTACGGGATCGATCAGAATACTGCGGATATGGTCGTAAGAGAAACATTTATCGGGACTGCAAAACTCATTGAGCATGACTACAGCACATTTGAAAGTCTGATTGCTGACGTTGCAACAGAAGGCGGCATTACCGGGGAGGGCATGAGAGTTATCAGGGAGAATGCCGGAGAATTATTCACTGCCATGTTAAAAGAGACAGACAGAAAACATAAACTTGTCTCAGATAAATTCCGGTGA
- a CDS encoding DUF58 domain-containing protein, with amino-acid sequence MNVRFSGRKREAVSEGAAQKRDVRDLIKKISDVEIYTKIYVEGLQSGQHRSVFKGQGIEFTDIREYVAGDDVRAIDWNVTARLNHPYIKEFTEERDQTFYLVPDYSGSGSFGSVVPKFDRMIEISASIGFAAIKNNDRVGLCIFTDRVEKFIPAGRGRKHLIRILNTMINFSPESKATDISPVISFLSKAVKRRSSVILISDFYAEGYQKPLKIMNGRHEVIAIRLTDPRESELPDVGLIELEDPETGEQILIDTSDESVRQRFEESVREADEKVLDSFKKCRIGCVDLKTTDGYDMVLKKFFSGEIKRRV; translated from the coding sequence ATGAATGTTAGATTTTCAGGGCGGAAGAGAGAGGCCGTATCAGAGGGCGCGGCCCAAAAGAGGGATGTCAGGGATCTGATAAAGAAGATCTCAGATGTGGAGATATATACAAAAATATATGTGGAGGGTCTTCAGTCCGGCCAGCACAGATCCGTGTTTAAGGGCCAGGGTATTGAATTCACCGATATCAGGGAGTATGTAGCCGGAGATGATGTCCGGGCTATTGACTGGAATGTCACTGCAAGGCTCAATCATCCGTATATCAAGGAGTTCACTGAGGAGAGAGATCAGACCTTCTACCTTGTGCCTGACTACTCAGGTTCAGGGAGTTTTGGATCAGTTGTCCCGAAATTTGATCGTATGATTGAGATCTCAGCCTCTATTGGATTTGCGGCGATAAAAAACAATGACAGGGTGGGCCTCTGCATATTCACCGACAGGGTGGAGAAGTTCATTCCGGCAGGGCGGGGGCGAAAACATCTCATACGGATTCTTAATACAATGATTAATTTTTCCCCGGAATCTAAGGCGACTGATATATCTCCGGTTATATCCTTTTTATCAAAAGCGGTTAAGAGAAGAAGCTCGGTAATTCTTATATCTGACTTTTATGCAGAAGGCTATCAGAAACCGCTTAAGATAATGAACGGCCGCCATGAGGTTATCGCCATAAGGCTCACAGATCCAAGGGAGTCTGAGCTCCCTGATGTCGGTCTTATTGAACTGGAAGATCCTGAAACCGGCGAGCAGATACTCATTGACACTTCAGACGAATCTGTGCGGCAGAGGTTTGAGGAATCGGTCAGGGAAGCGGATGAGAAGGTTCTGGACTCTTTTAAAAAGTGCAGAATCGGTTGCGTGGACCTTAAAACGACCGACGGGTATGATATGGTCTTAAAGAAATTTTTCTCAGGTGAAATTAAGAGGAGGGTGTGA
- a CDS encoding metal-dependent hydrolase has protein sequence MLIIYHIFSGILLGLICACIFKEKKAIIFCTLGSILPDLADKPMGHIFLAEEIGHGRIFFHTLTFFFLMFIAGLVICRIYSDRTVLYISAGMLLHQLADSMFYNLQDWLWPLLGNFSKGSYEPAAYFMQMIIKELSSVTEWTFFILSLLLLLSAGYLRAFAGERYRFRLKTTGYMAFTGFMIITIILAAGSGSILVYNPDGIFYAAVTLFAAGIFLVLAGDKTEEVIRK, from the coding sequence ATGCTGATAATATATCATATCTTCTCCGGAATACTGCTCGGCCTTATATGTGCCTGCATATTCAAAGAGAAAAAAGCTATCATATTCTGCACGTTAGGCAGCATACTGCCTGATCTGGCAGACAAACCGATGGGCCATATATTCCTTGCAGAAGAGATAGGGCATGGCAGAATTTTCTTCCATACCCTGACCTTCTTCTTCCTGATGTTCATCGCAGGCCTTGTCATCTGCAGAATATACTCAGACAGAACAGTTCTCTATATCTCTGCCGGCATGCTGCTCCATCAGCTGGCAGACTCAATGTTTTATAACCTTCAGGACTGGCTGTGGCCCTTACTTGGAAATTTCTCAAAGGGGAGTTATGAACCGGCAGCATACTTCATGCAGATGATTATTAAGGAACTATCGTCAGTCACAGAATGGACATTTTTTATTCTGTCCCTTCTTCTTCTGCTCTCAGCAGGCTACCTGAGGGCATTTGCAGGGGAGAGATACAGATTCCGGCTGAAAACCACAGGATATATGGCCTTTACCGGATTTATGATCATAACCATAATATTGGCTGCCGGATCTGGCAGCATTTTAGTCTATAATCCGGACGGGATATTCTACGCCGCAGTTACGTTATTTGCAGCCGGAATATTTCTTGTACTGGCAGGAGATAAGACAGAAGAAGTTATCCGGAAATAA
- a CDS encoding vWA domain-containing protein, translated as MAGFYSPEWLLGLLILPVCWYYIESSAKKRKQEAMVFSRVSFLKSTLGDVSKSKKPKILVILILAAIGCIFIGLADPHIPLEQTKEGVSVVLVMDNSGSMQATDYSPNRLEASKNAAEKLINNLDPKDYAGIVVFESGASTASYLTPDKDKVTDNLHDIMAKDGATAIGDGLALGINMADSIPNRKKVVILLSDGVNNAGVISPQEAEAYAKESNIQVFTIGMGSNQPVVLGYDWFGNPQYAELDEATLQEIADSTGGKYFKSVDDRTLSDIYSSLNSEIKREKEDTGIAFVFYIASMILLLGEVYMRYGRGRIIQ; from the coding sequence ATGGCAGGTTTTTACAGCCCGGAATGGTTACTTGGCCTTCTGATTCTTCCGGTATGCTGGTATTATATTGAGAGTTCGGCGAAGAAGAGAAAGCAGGAGGCTATGGTCTTTTCAAGGGTGAGTTTTTTAAAGAGCACTCTTGGAGATGTATCTAAGTCAAAGAAACCAAAAATTCTTGTAATTCTGATCCTTGCAGCAATAGGCTGCATATTTATAGGGCTTGCTGATCCGCATATCCCGCTTGAGCAGACTAAGGAGGGCGTAAGCGTTGTCCTTGTGATGGACAATTCCGGAAGTATGCAGGCGACTGATTATTCCCCGAACCGGCTTGAAGCCTCCAAAAATGCGGCTGAAAAGCTGATTAATAATCTCGATCCAAAGGACTACGCCGGCATTGTGGTCTTTGAATCCGGAGCATCGACTGCGAGTTACCTGACACCGGATAAGGATAAGGTGACTGATAATCTGCATGATATTATGGCAAAGGATGGCGCCACTGCGATAGGTGACGGCCTTGCACTTGGCATAAATATGGCAGACTCGATTCCGAACCGGAAAAAGGTTGTAATTCTCTTATCTGACGGTGTAAATAACGCCGGTGTAATATCCCCGCAGGAGGCTGAAGCTTATGCAAAAGAGAGCAATATTCAGGTTTTTACAATTGGAATGGGATCTAATCAGCCGGTTGTCTTAGGATATGACTGGTTTGGCAATCCGCAGTATGCCGAACTTGATGAGGCAACATTACAGGAGATTGCTGATTCAACCGGCGGAAAATATTTCAAATCAGTGGATGACCGGACACTTTCGGATATATATTCCAGCCTGAATTCAGAGATTAAGCGGGAGAAGGAGGATACAGGCATAGCCTTTGTATTCTATATCGCTTCGATGATTCTCCTCTTGGGAGAGGTTTACATGAGATACGGAAGGGGGCGTATCATCCAGTGA
- a CDS encoding efflux RND transporter permease subunit, translated as MKSPFKILADFITARPKIVAVAVIIWFLIAAYGMSLIYMKTGDDTYIDKDTPRGVTLENYKEMFSSSAIMLIYESDDVLDPKNLQYMESLQDQTANEDGARTVAGITDMIKAVNNGELPSSTAETDRIKNMLPAELLEKYLPSNTMTIAVVNLDTGISDDKEEALLNNLKTLITISDMPPDMTVTVSGSPAFSQQMGEEMGKSTGTLIFAAMLLMVVAVGILFAHVSYRFLPVGVVFTGLISTFGVMGLADIPISMVVIAAFPVLIGIGIDYAIQFHSRLDDEIKHGAPVEKGVRTTIENSGPSILYAMIATSLGFIAMYVSPIPMVVDFGLTCLIGVICCYLAALVMVPTFGILIGYKPKEKKKSSSDKKMEQYDSFLGNLSHNIAKSPLYILLILGFIAILGIQLDNEVPISFDEQTFVPPDMPAVVDMKKVTRTMGSTDTLTAMVRGDDVLNPDVIEWIDDFGEYEISSRNEITGVTSIATLVKKYNGGTIPESEAEIIEIVSSIPESEKEPYINGHMTTVLQFSMLDLEPDIAESLINNVKRDLTWNYPPPGIDAVLTGSTEMSVSLIKSINDGKAQMTYLGFFLIFVWLIFIYRRVTAITPIIPIIMIVGWNGAIMYGLGIDYTPMTAVLGSMTIGIASEYTILIMERYTEERKNGKEKLEAIRIGVQKIGSAITVSGMTTVFGFSALLLSGFNIIKNFGMVTVITVGFSLIGAIVVMPAVLSIMGRFEKPYTDDEIL; from the coding sequence TTGAAATCACCCTTTAAAATATTAGCAGACTTCATAACAGCACGGCCAAAAATAGTGGCAGTTGCAGTCATAATCTGGTTTTTAATAGCGGCATACGGCATGTCGCTTATTTATATGAAAACCGGAGATGACACATATATTGATAAGGATACGCCAAGAGGTGTAACCCTTGAAAATTACAAGGAGATGTTCAGCTCATCGGCAATAATGCTGATCTATGAATCAGATGATGTCCTTGACCCCAAAAACCTGCAATACATGGAAAGTCTTCAGGATCAGACGGCAAATGAAGACGGGGCGAGAACTGTCGCCGGAATAACCGATATGATTAAGGCAGTAAATAATGGAGAACTGCCCTCTTCAACAGCAGAAACTGACCGGATAAAGAATATGCTTCCGGCAGAGCTTCTTGAGAAGTACCTTCCGTCAAATACAATGACAATAGCCGTTGTAAATCTCGACACCGGAATTTCGGATGATAAAGAAGAAGCACTCCTCAATAATCTCAAAACCCTGATAACAATATCTGATATGCCACCTGACATGACAGTTACAGTCAGCGGCAGCCCGGCATTCAGCCAGCAGATGGGCGAAGAGATGGGCAAGTCAACCGGGACCCTGATATTTGCGGCCATGCTGCTGATGGTTGTTGCTGTGGGAATCCTCTTTGCTCATGTAAGCTACAGGTTTTTGCCGGTAGGTGTGGTATTCACAGGACTGATAAGCACTTTTGGTGTGATGGGACTTGCAGACATTCCAATCAGTATGGTGGTGATAGCCGCATTTCCGGTGCTGATAGGAATTGGTATAGATTACGCAATCCAGTTCCATTCCCGGCTTGATGACGAGATCAAACATGGTGCTCCGGTGGAGAAGGGTGTCAGAACAACCATAGAGAATTCAGGTCCGTCTATTCTGTACGCAATGATTGCAACGTCACTTGGATTTATTGCGATGTATGTATCCCCAATTCCGATGGTCGTTGACTTTGGCCTGACCTGCCTTATCGGAGTTATATGCTGTTATCTGGCTGCCCTCGTAATGGTTCCGACATTTGGAATTCTGATAGGATACAAACCAAAAGAGAAGAAGAAAAGTTCATCAGATAAAAAAATGGAGCAGTATGACAGTTTCCTCGGAAACCTGTCCCATAATATTGCAAAAAGCCCGTTATATATTCTCCTGATACTTGGATTTATCGCAATTCTCGGCATTCAGCTTGATAATGAAGTGCCGATAAGTTTTGATGAACAGACCTTTGTCCCTCCGGATATGCCGGCTGTTGTTGATATGAAGAAGGTCACAAGGACGATGGGATCAACAGATACACTCACCGCCATGGTGAGAGGTGATGATGTATTAAATCCCGATGTGATAGAATGGATTGATGATTTTGGGGAGTATGAGATCAGTTCAAGAAATGAGATAACAGGGGTTACAAGTATTGCAACCCTGGTGAAGAAGTACAATGGCGGCACAATTCCGGAAAGTGAGGCTGAGATCATTGAAATTGTCAGCTCAATTCCTGAATCTGAGAAAGAGCCGTATATCAACGGTCATATGACGACAGTACTCCAGTTCAGTATGCTGGATCTCGAACCTGACATAGCAGAGTCCCTCATCAACAATGTCAAACGGGATCTAACATGGAATTACCCTCCGCCGGGCATTGATGCGGTACTTACCGGATCTACGGAGATGAGTGTATCCCTCATAAAATCAATAAATGACGGCAAGGCACAGATGACATATCTCGGATTCTTCCTGATATTTGTCTGGCTTATATTCATATACCGCAGAGTAACAGCCATCACCCCGATAATTCCAATCATTATGATTGTCGGGTGGAATGGTGCAATCATGTACGGACTTGGCATCGACTACACCCCGATGACGGCAGTGTTAGGCTCAATGACGATAGGAATCGCCTCGGAATATACCATACTGATAATGGAGAGATATACGGAAGAGAGAAAGAACGGAAAGGAAAAACTTGAGGCTATACGCATAGGTGTACAAAAGATTGGCAGTGCAATTACAGTCTCCGGAATGACAACAGTATTTGGATTTTCAGCCCTCCTGCTCTCAGGCTTTAATATCATCAAAAATTTCGGGATGGTCACTGTAATTACGGTTGGATTCTCCCTGATAGGAGCAATTGTGGTTATGCCTGCCGTTCTTTCAATAATGGGCAGATTTGAGAAGCCATATACAGACGATGAAATACTATAA
- a CDS encoding AI-2E family transporter, translating to MSENTQNSALLYTLLSVALVFIILLAMKEAAYIVNMVLISLILILLGVPLLQALKRRGFSDVSSVVLIIALYLLIIAGFIFLIYQSFEMLLVNMPKYEGLFQERLSGLIALLGSFGVDADLLLSYIKPDWDAISRIMIGVVSGGSQLAMNAFFIVVITTFGLLDVPKMPARINRIYGENSGKIESVKSIIHNMITWLVVKTKTNVVLGVSFGGMLYALGIDLAIFWGVMTVLLSYIPYIGLMIVAIPAIFLAWLQLGLWGVVIVAAGICVINAVVENFVFSKFAADSFNMPGLIVILTLVLWSWVLGPIGLLLSVPFTVILIALLEANKDTKWIVTLMGVDKEKFE from the coding sequence ATGTCTGAAAACACTCAAAATTCTGCCCTGTTATACACCCTTCTCTCAGTGGCGCTGGTCTTTATCATTCTTCTCGCAATGAAAGAAGCTGCATATATTGTAAATATGGTACTGATCTCACTCATCCTTATTCTTCTTGGTGTGCCCCTGCTTCAGGCCCTGAAGAGAAGGGGTTTTAGTGATGTCTCATCGGTAGTCCTGATAATTGCATTATATCTTCTGATTATTGCCGGATTTATATTCCTGATTTATCAGTCTTTTGAGATGCTTCTGGTAAATATGCCCAAATATGAGGGTCTGTTTCAGGAGAGACTCTCCGGTCTTATAGCTCTTCTTGGAAGTTTTGGTGTTGATGCTGATCTGCTTCTGTCATATATTAAACCTGACTGGGATGCAATCTCCCGGATTATGATAGGGGTTGTATCCGGCGGTTCACAGCTTGCTATGAATGCCTTTTTTATCGTTGTCATAACAACTTTCGGGCTTTTGGATGTCCCTAAGATGCCAGCAAGGATCAACAGAATCTATGGTGAAAATTCCGGAAAAATTGAGAGTGTAAAGAGTATTATCCACAATATGATCACCTGGCTTGTTGTAAAGACCAAGACAAATGTTGTTTTGGGGGTCTCTTTTGGTGGAATGCTCTATGCCCTTGGAATTGATCTTGCGATATTCTGGGGCGTGATGACCGTTCTTCTCAGTTACATTCCATATATCGGGCTGATGATTGTGGCCATCCCTGCAATTTTTCTCGCATGGCTTCAGCTTGGATTATGGGGTGTTGTGATAGTCGCTGCCGGCATCTGCGTCATAAATGCAGTCGTTGAAAATTTTGTATTCTCAAAATTTGCTGCTGACAGTTTCAATATGCCCGGACTGATTGTAATCCTGACCCTTGTACTGTGGTCATGGGTGCTTGGCCCTATCGGCCTTCTGCTCTCAGTGCCGTTTACGGTCATATTAATTGCACTTCTGGAGGCCAATAAAGATACAAAATGGATTGTTACCCTTATGGGCGTAGATAAGGAGAAATTTGAGTGA
- a CDS encoding AAA family ATPase, with protein sequence MDAEIEELNRRAAEYSDLLNNVKREVKRVIVGQDGVVERLLIALSAGGHVLLEGVPGIAKTLTIKTLSECIDADFSRIQFTPDLLPSDIVGTRIYNHHDGKFSTVKGPVFASFILADEINRAPPKVQSALLEAMQEYQVTIQGNTFPLNSPFFVLATENPLESEGTYPLPEAQVDRFMFKVMMTYPSLSDEVVILDRFTEGFASKPERVIPAEKVIEIQKFVKEIYAESEIKKYCATLVDATRNPDKYGLNAGNYISCGASPRASIYLVMGAKAYALLKGRGYVTPQDVKSIAADVLRHRIILTYEAEAEGVTTDALIEKILQSVPVP encoded by the coding sequence ATGGACGCTGAAATTGAAGAGCTGAACCGTAGAGCCGCAGAATATTCTGATCTTCTCAACAATGTGAAAAGAGAGGTGAAAAGAGTCATTGTCGGGCAGGACGGTGTTGTTGAAAGGCTTCTTATTGCCCTCTCAGCAGGCGGGCATGTGCTTTTGGAAGGTGTGCCCGGCATTGCAAAGACGCTCACCATAAAGACGTTATCGGAGTGCATTGATGCCGATTTTTCAAGGATTCAGTTCACACCCGATCTGCTGCCCTCAGATATTGTCGGGACAAGAATTTACAATCACCATGACGGTAAGTTCAGCACCGTAAAAGGGCCGGTATTTGCCAGTTTCATACTTGCAGATGAGATTAACCGTGCGCCACCGAAGGTTCAGTCTGCTCTCCTTGAAGCCATGCAGGAGTATCAGGTTACTATTCAGGGCAATACATTCCCGCTTAATAGCCCTTTTTTTGTTCTCGCAACCGAAAATCCGCTTGAGTCTGAAGGGACATACCCTCTTCCGGAGGCGCAGGTTGACAGGTTCATGTTCAAGGTTATGATGACCTATCCGTCACTCTCCGATGAGGTTGTTATTCTTGACAGGTTTACCGAAGGTTTTGCCTCAAAGCCTGAGAGGGTAATTCCGGCTGAGAAGGTCATTGAGATCCAGAAGTTTGTAAAGGAGATATATGCTGAGTCTGAGATAAAGAAGTACTGTGCCACTCTTGTTGACGCTACCAGAAATCCTGACAAATACGGGCTTAACGCCGGAAATTATATCTCATGTGGTGCATCCCCCAGGGCATCCATCTACCTTGTAATGGGCGCAAAGGCGTATGCTCTGCTGAAAGGGCGGGGTTATGTCACTCCCCAGGATGTAAAGTCAATAGCCGCTGATGTGCTGAGGCACAGAATTATTCTGACATATGAGGCCGAAGCCGAAGGTGTCACAACTGATGCCCTGATTGAGAAGATTCTTCAGTCTGTACCTGTGCCATGA